From the Pongo pygmaeus isolate AG05252 chromosome X, NHGRI_mPonPyg2-v2.0_pri, whole genome shotgun sequence genome, one window contains:
- the LOC129024550 gene encoding eukaryotic translation initiation factor 3 subunit K-like, with protein sequence MRANMGKLLKGIDRYNPENLAILERYVETQAKENAYDLEANLAVLKLYQFNPAFFQTTVTAQILLKALTNLPHTDFTLCKCMIHQAHQEERPI encoded by the coding sequence ATGAGAGCCAACATGGGCAAGTTGCTCAAGGGTATCGACAGGTACAACCCTGAGAACCTGGCCATCCTGGAGCGCTATGTAGAGACGCAGGCCAAGGAAAACGCCTATGATCTGGAAGCCAACCTGGCTGTCCTGAAGCTGTACCAGTTCAACCCAGCCTTCTTTCAGACCACGGTCACCGCCCAGATCCTGCTGAAGGCCCTCACCAACCTGCCGCACACAGACTTCACCCTGTGCAAGTGCATGATCCACCAGGCACATCAAGAAGAACGGCCAATCTGA
- the LOC129024551 gene encoding eukaryotic translation initiation factor 3 subunit K-like, producing MDLLEGITGFEDSVRKFICHVVGITYQHIDRWLLAEMLGDLSDSQLKVWMSKYGWSADESGQIFICSQEESIKPKNIVEKIDFDSVSSIMASSQ from the coding sequence ATGGACCTCTTGGAAGGTATAACTGGCTTTGAAGACTCTGTCCGAAAGTTTATCTGCCATGTTGTGGGTATCACTTACCAGCACATCGACCGCTGGCTGCTGGCCGAGATGCTCGGGGATCTGTCGGACAGCCAGCTAAAGGTGTGGATGAGCAAATACGGCTGGAGTGCCGACGAGTCGGGGCAGATCTTCATCTGTAGCCAAGAAGAGAGCATTAAACCCAAGAACATTGTGGAGAAGATTGACTTTGACAGTGTGTCCAGCATCATGGCCTCCTCCCAGTAA